A stretch of Caenibius tardaugens NBRC 16725 DNA encodes these proteins:
- the tviB gene encoding Vi polysaccharide biosynthesis UDP-N-acetylglucosamine C-6 dehydrogenase TviB, giving the protein MHVSTSTHWPDGARIAVIGLGYVGLPLAIEFGKKYPVSGFDINQERIAELREGRDSTLEVEADEFGLASQLSFSSDLEDLRDCNVFIVTVPTPIDQYKRPDLTPLIKASETVGRVLKRGDIVIYESTVYPGATEEDCVPVLEKTSGLTFNVDFFCGYSPERINPGDKQHRLTTIKKVTSGSTPEIADNVDALYASIVTAGTYKAETIRVAEAAKVIENTQRDLNIALINELAIIFNRMDIDTEAVLKAAGTKWNFLPFRPGLVGGHCIGVDPYYLTHKAEAIGYHPHVILAGRRINDGMGAFVGGQMVKAMLKRRIQVEGARVLILGLTFKENCPDLRNTRVVDVVEELRDYGVRVDVHDPWADADEARREYELELVETLQDDIYDGIILAVPHTCFVDISSQALRSLRADNSVLFDLKSVLPLNQSDIRL; this is encoded by the coding sequence ATGCATGTGAGCACATCAACGCACTGGCCCGATGGCGCACGTATCGCGGTCATCGGTCTCGGCTATGTCGGTCTTCCGCTAGCCATTGAATTTGGGAAGAAATATCCGGTCTCGGGGTTCGACATTAATCAGGAGCGCATCGCCGAACTGCGTGAAGGTCGCGATTCTACGCTTGAGGTCGAGGCTGACGAATTTGGGCTAGCAAGCCAGCTCTCGTTCTCGTCCGACCTGGAGGATCTGCGCGATTGTAACGTGTTCATCGTCACGGTTCCCACTCCGATCGACCAGTACAAGCGTCCCGACCTGACTCCGCTTATCAAGGCCTCCGAAACGGTCGGACGCGTGCTAAAGCGGGGCGATATCGTGATCTACGAGAGCACTGTCTATCCCGGCGCAACCGAGGAGGACTGTGTTCCGGTCCTTGAAAAGACTTCCGGGCTTACATTCAACGTGGATTTCTTCTGCGGTTATAGCCCGGAGCGCATCAACCCCGGCGACAAGCAGCATCGCCTGACTACAATCAAGAAGGTCACCTCCGGTTCCACGCCAGAGATAGCCGACAACGTCGACGCGCTTTACGCCAGCATCGTCACGGCCGGCACGTACAAGGCCGAAACTATCCGGGTAGCAGAAGCTGCAAAGGTTATCGAAAACACCCAGCGCGACCTCAACATTGCGCTCATCAACGAGCTGGCGATTATATTCAATCGGATGGACATCGACACCGAAGCCGTACTCAAGGCTGCAGGCACGAAGTGGAACTTCCTGCCTTTCCGTCCAGGCCTAGTTGGGGGCCACTGCATCGGCGTTGACCCCTATTACCTGACCCACAAGGCTGAAGCGATCGGCTATCACCCGCACGTCATTCTTGCCGGAAGGCGGATCAACGACGGAATGGGCGCCTTCGTGGGAGGCCAAATGGTAAAGGCGATGCTTAAACGCCGGATCCAGGTAGAGGGCGCACGGGTCCTTATCCTTGGCCTCACATTCAAGGAAAACTGCCCCGACCTACGCAACACGCGCGTAGTCGACGTTGTCGAGGAGCTACGCGACTATGGCGTACGGGTCGACGTTCACGATCCCTGGGCGGATGCTGACGAAGCGCGCCGCGAATACGAGCTCGAGCTAGTCGAAACACTCCAAGACGACATCTATGACGGTATTATATTAGCGGTACCTCATACTTGTTTTGTCGATATCAGCTCTCAAGCGCTGCGCTCCTTGAGAGCTGATAATAGCGTGTTGTTCGACCTCAAGTCAGTTCTTCCACTAAATCAATCCGACATTCGTCTTTAG
- a CDS encoding NAD-dependent epimerase/dehydratase family protein: MTDTNDIQGRARRVLVTGTAGFIGFHLAQLLLAEGFQVHGYDGLTDYYDVNLKRRRHQMLLQHPGFQATEGMLEDEEKLWAVAEGFQPQVIVHLAAQAGVRYSLENPRAYIDSNIVGTFNVIEAARKLEVEHLLMASTSSVYGANEDMPFTEIERTETQLTIYAATKKANENMGHSYAHLWNLPTTMFRFFTVYGPFGRPDLALFKFVDAILDGRPIDIYNNGEMYRDFTYVTDLARAIRLLIDAPPVRPDSADAIEDGDSLSPAAPFRVVNIGNSDKIRLLDFIEAIERELGQEAIRNYMPMQMGDVPATWADASLLQRLTGYRPQTDYRDGIAQFVTWFRNYYQK; encoded by the coding sequence ATGACAGACACTAATGACATCCAGGGCCGAGCGAGGCGTGTGCTTGTAACAGGCACTGCCGGCTTCATCGGCTTCCACCTAGCGCAATTACTGCTTGCCGAGGGCTTTCAGGTCCATGGCTACGATGGGCTAACCGATTACTATGACGTCAACCTCAAGCGTCGTCGGCACCAGATGCTACTGCAGCACCCGGGATTTCAGGCGACTGAGGGCATGCTCGAGGATGAGGAAAAGCTGTGGGCCGTCGCTGAGGGCTTCCAGCCGCAAGTAATTGTTCACCTGGCGGCCCAGGCCGGCGTTCGCTACAGCCTGGAAAATCCCCGGGCCTATATTGACAGCAATATCGTCGGCACGTTTAACGTGATAGAGGCCGCGCGCAAGCTCGAGGTCGAGCATCTGCTGATGGCGTCCACCTCCTCGGTCTATGGCGCGAATGAAGACATGCCCTTCACCGAGATCGAGCGCACCGAGACCCAGCTGACGATCTATGCGGCGACCAAGAAGGCCAATGAGAATATGGGACATTCCTATGCCCATCTCTGGAACCTGCCGACGACGATGTTCCGCTTCTTCACCGTCTATGGCCCGTTCGGACGTCCCGACCTTGCCCTGTTCAAGTTCGTCGACGCCATTCTCGATGGTCGGCCCATCGACATCTACAATAATGGCGAAATGTATCGCGACTTCACCTACGTGACCGACCTTGCCCGAGCGATCCGCCTGCTGATCGATGCGCCGCCGGTGCGGCCGGACTCTGCCGACGCTATCGAAGACGGGGACAGCCTGTCGCCGGCAGCGCCCTTTCGCGTGGTTAATATCGGCAATTCCGACAAGATACGCCTGCTCGACTTTATCGAAGCAATTGAGAGGGAGCTCGGCCAGGAAGCGATCCGCAACTACATGCCCATGCAGATGGGTGACGTGCCCGCGACCTGGGCTGATGCTTCGCTCTTGCAGCGCCTTACCGGATATCGCCCTCAGACCGACTATCGCGATGGCATCGCGCAGTTCGTGACCTGGTTTCGTAATTACTATCAAAAATAG
- a CDS encoding lipopolysaccharide biosynthesis protein, translating to MHLTMLKCTSSSGLIRNVLAVASGTAAAQAIVFAFSPLITRIYSPDVFGLQGVFLSLISIFSPIIALRYPMAIITADTETEAFHLSRLSLLIALGMASMFWLIILVGGQTVLKLLGAEGLGALILLLPLALLCVALQDVNDYHTARLGAFRLVGIVEVVQAFMLNLSRVLGGLLAPVAATLVVVTTIGPTLKSTLLRIGTRARRCPAPSCVMSRPETIALLKKHRDFPIYRMPTDVMNALSQSVPVLLLAALFSPATAGLYALTRSVLNLPSNVLGAAVGNVLYVRFAELSRQDQPLTPLLLRSTGALLALAPPIVGLAWFAPQVFSFVFGEEWREAGHYARWMALWIAAMLANIPAVRISPVIGSQRFLLLFNLLLLAARIASIALPWLHSAEPLSAIASFSVVSAIMIAVSMVLILNFTYAFDHSRERPPSA from the coding sequence TTGCACTTAACCATGTTAAAATGCACCTCCTCCTCCGGGCTAATTCGTAATGTTCTTGCCGTCGCCTCTGGTACGGCAGCCGCACAAGCGATTGTATTTGCCTTCTCCCCCCTGATAACCCGAATTTATAGCCCAGATGTTTTCGGATTGCAGGGAGTGTTTCTTTCACTAATTTCAATATTCAGTCCGATAATCGCGTTGCGCTATCCGATGGCGATCATCACTGCCGACACCGAGACAGAAGCTTTTCACCTGTCACGGCTCTCGCTGTTGATCGCACTCGGAATGGCCAGCATGTTCTGGCTGATCATTTTGGTGGGCGGCCAGACAGTGCTTAAGCTTCTCGGAGCGGAAGGACTGGGCGCGCTAATCCTCCTATTACCGCTCGCCCTGCTCTGCGTCGCCCTGCAAGATGTAAACGATTACCACACGGCGCGACTTGGCGCCTTCCGGTTGGTCGGGATCGTCGAGGTGGTGCAAGCATTCATGCTTAACCTCAGCCGCGTCCTTGGCGGTCTCCTGGCACCGGTCGCCGCGACATTAGTTGTCGTCACGACGATTGGCCCTACTCTTAAGTCGACGCTACTGAGGATAGGAACCCGCGCCCGGCGCTGCCCTGCCCCCTCCTGTGTCATGTCGAGGCCCGAAACTATAGCGCTGCTGAAAAAGCATCGGGATTTTCCGATATATCGGATGCCGACGGATGTAATGAATGCACTGTCGCAATCAGTGCCCGTCCTGTTACTAGCTGCACTGTTCTCTCCGGCTACGGCAGGGCTTTACGCGCTGACGCGCAGCGTTTTGAATCTACCATCAAATGTCCTCGGTGCGGCGGTCGGGAATGTACTTTATGTCCGCTTTGCAGAACTCTCACGGCAAGACCAACCTCTTACACCGCTGTTACTACGTTCTACCGGAGCTCTCCTCGCACTGGCTCCGCCTATAGTCGGCTTGGCTTGGTTCGCCCCACAAGTTTTTTCATTTGTTTTTGGTGAGGAATGGCGAGAGGCAGGACATTATGCGCGCTGGATGGCACTATGGATAGCAGCAATGCTCGCCAACATCCCCGCAGTAAGAATCTCCCCTGTCATTGGGAGCCAGAGATTTCTCTTGCTTTTCAATCTCCTTCTACTTGCAGCGCGAATTGCATCAATCGCACTTCCTTGGCTGCACTCTGCCGAACCTCTGTCCGCAATCGCCTCATTCTCAGTCGTTAGCGCCATCATGATTGCCGTATCTATGGTATTAATATTGAATTTCACCTACGCATTTGATCATAGTAGAGAAAGGCCACCAAGTGCCTGA